AAACGCGCCCGGATGACATTGGAAGGGGTAATTGCCCGGGCGGTTAAAAGCAAAATTCAAGTTGACATGGCTTCGGCGACGAATGTTTTGTTGGATGCATATATTAGTTACAAACCTTTTTCGTATCTGAATTTAAAAATGGGTCAAGTTAAAATACCCTTTAGTGAGGAACAAATAGGTTCTTCCGCCAAACTGGCTGTTTTTCATCGCTCTGAAGCGACCAGCAAACTTTCCTATAACTATGATCTGGGACTCATGGCCGATGGCAAGCTCTTGGGAAATAAAATTTATTATGGCGCGGGTGTGTTTAATGGCACTGGCCGTAACCAAGCGGATAACAATGATAACAAAGATGTTGTGGGCCGCGTGGTTTTGACACCCATGGCAGGGAGCGGTTCTTTTTTGGACGGTCTTTCTCTGGGGGGGGCTGTTCAAGTTGGCCGCCAACCGCAGGCAGGGACGGATGAAGGTGAACGCACCCGCTACGGTGGACTGTTGAAGTACGCATACGCCGGCTTTACATTACAGGGTGAATATATCTATCAAGAAAAAGAACAAGTTGACGCGAGCAAAAATTTTGCTTCAGGCTGGTATGGGCTGGCTACTTATTGTGTTGTTCCGGAGTTGGATGTTGCAGTGAAATTTGAGATGTACGATCCTGATCAAGCTGTTGAATTGGATGGGAGTCAGGTCGGGAGTATTGGCTTGAATTATTTCTTTAATAAGATGAAGGTTCAAGCAACGTACCGTTTGAAAAAGAGTGAAACCGACATTAATCCCATTAAAGAATTTTATTTAATGACGCAAATTAAATACGGGAAAAAATAAAGGTTCTGATTTTGGTTTTTTTAAGTCGCGTTTTTTGGATTGGGGACACCTTACTTAATTGTTAACAATCATTTTTGTCCAAAGTAAGTATTACAGTATGTGATAAAGCCGGTTAGAATGTTTGTTTTTAAAGAAAAAAACGCATTAGCAATAAAAGAGTATGGCTATAGTGAGCCATGTCGTCGAGGCTTGCTTGAGCGTTGACAGCGTCGGTTTTTCTTTAAAAATAAGCATTCTAACCGGCCTGGTAACAGGGTGTTTTGTGAATTAGGACAGCAGTGATTAACAATGTATATTAACTTGAGTAAGGTGTTCCCGGAAGAAAAAAAGACCGATGGTCATAAGATTATCGTGCCGGCGCGAACACAATGGGCAGCTTGCCCCGCGTATGCGGGGGCGAATGCCGGGTGCCGGGCAAGCCTGTGGATTTTTATCACCTTGCAAGTCAAACTCCCGCCTGAAATTATATCATTCTATTTCCTGCAAAAAAACTCCGAAAACGGGACAAAAATGGTAAGATGAGTTTTAATTTAAGTGGAAAAGGGTAAGCCTATTCGAAGAAAGGGTCATGCCGCTTTCAACTATTCGTCTTGACAGGTGAAAGGCATGTCCGCATAATCGGTGTTTTAATTGAAGGAGCCAATGACTTATTATGTCTGAAAATGAAGCCAAAACATTGAAAGCCGCAGTGATCGGTGTGGGCAGCCTGGGTCAGCATCATGCCCGGGTTTATACCCAAATTTCCGGAATTGAACTGGTGGGGGTTGCGGATAGTAGTCAAAAACGGGCCCAAGAAATCGCGAAAAAATGCCATTGCCAGGCGTTTGTGGATTATCATGACCTGATTCAGGCAGTTGATCTGGTCTCGGTGGTTGTGCCCACCGCAGTCCATTATGCAGTGGCCAAAGATTTTTTAGCAAAAGGTGTTTCCGTGCTTTTAGAAAAACCCATGACGCGGACAGTGGAAGAGGCGGATGAGCTGATTGCTTTGGCCAAAGTCAACCAGGCGACGCTTCAAATTGGGCATATCGAACGCTTTAATCAGGCAATCCAGGAACTCAAGAAGGTACTGGATTCTCCAAAGTTTATCGAGGTCCATCGTTTGGGTCCTTATTCGCAACGCAATACTGATATCGGGGTGACCCTTGATTTGATGATCCATGATCTGGATATTATTCTTGATCTGGTCGGTGCACCTGTGGAACAGGTGGAAGCCACGGGTGTGCGGATTCTCTCTGAGCACGAAGATATTGCCAATGCACGGATTACCATGAAAAACGGCTGTGTGGCCAATGTCAATGCCTCGCGGGTGACGATGGATGCGCAGCGTAAAATCAGAATTTTTTCACCCAGCAGTTATATAAGTATTGATTACCAAAAACAGGAACTTTCTATTTACCAATTGAAAAAGGGACGGAAAATTGATGAAAATAATCTTATGAAGATGATTGATCGTAAGCGAATTGTGTTCGGGAAAAAGGAACCGTTGATGATTGAATTAACCGCGTTTGTAGACGCGATCCGCAACCGGACCGAGCCGGAAGTGACCGGCCTGGCAGGGCGTGAGGCTTTGGCCGTGGCAATTGAGATCAGCAAGCAAATAAAAAAACAGGATTATTCTGCGTAAATAATGAAAAAAATAATGTTTGTGGCCGGAGAAGCGTCGGGCGACCAGCACGCGGCTGAGGTCTATAAAAAGATAAAGCAACAACGTCCCGAAATAGAGGCGTTTGGGATGGGCGGCGCCATGCTGGAGGCCGCCGGGGTACGGATTGAGGTTGACCTGGTCTCGCATGCCGTGATCGGGATTGTGGAAGCATTGGCCAAGATTAGTGAGTTTTTTAAAATCCTCACCTTGGCAAAAAGGCTTTTAGAAAAAGAACGCCCGGATGCGGTGGTCCTGACGGATTTTCCTGATCTTAATTTTCGGATTGCGGCGTACGCAAAGTCATTGGGTATTCCTGTGATCTATTTTGTCAGCCCTCAAATTTGGGCTTGGCGTAAAGGACGCATCCATACCATTAAAAAAATTGTGGACCACATGATTGTGGTTTTTTCTTTTGAAGAACCGCTCTATCGCAAGGCCGGTATTCCGGTAACCTTCGTAGGGCATCCTTTGCTTGAACAGGTGAAACCGGAAGTGCCGGTCGCGCAAAGACGGCAAGCGCTTTTGGGAGAGGCCCGGGGACCTTTGGTTGCATTGCTGCCGGGAAGCCGCAGACAGGAAATTGAGTTTTTATTGCCGACCATGGCCGGGATTGCAAAAAGGCTTCGGGAAAAACATCCGCAAATACAGTTTGTTGTTCCGGTAGCGCGAACCGTTTCTGCGGAGCGCATTGCAGCGATTCTGGACAAGGTTGGGTTGGCGGCACAGCTGATTCGTGAGCAACCGTATAGCGCTCGCGCTGCGGCTGATCTGGCGATTGTCTCGTCCGGCACAGCCACGTTGGAAACCGCGATTTTGGGAACACCCATGATTGTCGGGTACCGTATGAAACGGATCAGCTACTGGCTGGCTCGGATTTTTGTGAAATTGAAATTTTTTGGATTGGCCAATTTGGTGGCAGATGAAAAAATCGCGCCTGAGTTTTTACAGGATGCATTTTCGCCTGAAAAAGTTTTCCCAATCGCCGAGGCCTTGCTGCAGGATCAGGCGATGATTGAGAAACAGAAACAAGGCTGGGCGCGGGTTCGCAATCGCCTGGGCGGGATCGGCGCAGCCGCCAGGACCGCTGAGGTCATTTTAAAAATAATCGGGTAGGGACATGCGTTTTTTATACAATTTTATTCTTCAATTGATTACATTGTTGTTGTCACCGTTTTTCTTGATAGGTCTGCTTTTTTCCGGAAAGCTGCGTCTTCATCTGGGTCAGCGCCTGGGATTTCATTCACGCAAGATGCGGAAACAATTTCAGGAAATGCCAAGACCGCGCGTTTGGCTGCATGCGGCCAGTGTGGGTGAATTGTCCGCCATAACACCGATAGTCCAGGCATTAAAGGAACGCAATCCAGACATGGCAATTGTGGTCTCAACCAATACGGCTACGGGGTATGCTTTGGCGATGCAAAAAATGACATTTGCATCTGCCTGCATTATTATGCCGCTTGATTATCCCGGTGTGGTCAAACGTGTTTTTAAAATGGTGGAGCCCAATTTGCTGGTGATTGCCGAGACCGAGTTGTGGCCCAATGTGATTCGTCTGGCGAAAAAAAACGGCTGTCAGATGGCACTCATCAATGGACGCTTGTCGGAGAAAAGTTTTCAGCGGTATCGAAAAATCCGCAGCATGGTCAAGCAGATGCTTGCCGGCTTTGATCTGATTGCGGTCCAATCCAAAGCAGATGGTGAGCGTTTCAAAGCGCTGGGGGCGAATCCGCAACGGCTCAAGATGATTGGGAATGTTAAATTTGATGTTTCCAGCGGTTCGGGAATTCCCAAGCTGAAAGAGGACCTCCGGCTGGCTCCGGGTCGGCCGGTATGGGTCGCGGGATCAACCCGGCCGGGTGAAGAAGAGATGGTGCTGGAAGCGTTTGCCAAGGTACAGGAAAAAGTCCCCAACGCGGTTTTGATTCTGGCATTGCGGCATCTGGAACGGTTGCGGGATATTGAACGATTGCTCACACAAAAACGAATTGCATTTACACACCGCTCCCGGGTCGGCAAAGAGCTGATTGATTTTCCGGTGATTCTATTGGATACCATGGGTGAATTGGCGGAAACTTATGGTTTGGGTACCGTGGCATTTGTAGGCGGGAGCTTACAGCCTTTTGGCGGACATAACCCGCTTGAACCGGCAGGTCTCGGCGTCCCGGTTCTGATTGGACCGCACACCGAGCATTTTGCCCAAGTTACACAAATGCTTCTGCAAAGCGGCGGGGCCAAAGTGGTAACCACAAGTGAGGAACTGGCGCAAGCGGTGAGCACGCTGCTGCTTGCGCCTGAGCAAGCCGGGCACATGGGGGAGCAGGCTAAAAAAGTGGTCGCAGCCTGTCAGGGAACTGCCAATGAGACGGTAGAGCTGCTGCAAAAATTAATGCTGATCAAGCGCTGGGCCGGAGAGGTCCGCAAATGGCGTCAGGAATCCCTTCAAAATCAAGGTTACACAACACCCAAAGAAATTTTGTCCAATGATTGGACGGAGTGGTAATCATGCAAATTATTTTACTGCTATTGAGCCGGTTGTACGGTTTGGGCGTACGCATGAATCGTCTGCGGATGCAGCGCAAGCCGCGTCATCGGTTCGCAGTGCCGGTGATTTCGGTGGGCAACATTACAGTCGGCGGAACCGGCAAGACCGAGGCAGTGGCATTGATCTGCGGGATACTGCGCAGCTTGGGATTGCAACCAGGTATCTTAAGCCGGGGATATGGCCGTAAAAGCCGTCAATCGGTTTTGGTGGTTTCCCGGGGAAAGGGTCTGGAAACCAGTGTGCAAGACGCGGGTGATGAACCGGCACTTTTGGCGAAGCGGTTGTATGATGTCCCGGTTATTGTCGGCAAGGACCGGACCGCAACCGGAAAAATAGCGACAAATGAACTGGGGTGCAATGTTCTTGTCTTAGATGACGGATTTCAACGGCGGGATCAGGTGTATCGCGATTTGGACATCGTTTTAATTGATGCAGGTGATCCTTTTGGGGAAGAGGAGTTGTTGCCGGCCGGTCGTTTGCGTGAACCGCTGACAAGTTTGAAAGAAGCGGATGTCATGATAATTACCCGGGCGGATCAGTATCCTTTGAAGGTGATTTATAAAAAACTGGAAAAAATTGTTCCTCAAAAATTGTTGTTCACCGCGTGTCATACAGCCAAGCAGTTGGTTTCAGTAAACGATCATACGCGGCAGTCCTTGGATTATTTGAATGAACGCAAAACACTGGCAGTTTCAGGAATTGCCCGGCCGCTCAGTTTTGAAAAGAGCTTGGAAAAAGCCGGTGCCCGGATTAGCGCATGTTTGCGGTTTCAAGATCATCATTGGTTTACCCGGCAAGACCGGGAACGTATTGCCGGGCAGGCCCGGTCTTTGGGTGCCATGGTGGTCACAACCTCCAAAGATGCGGTTCGGATGCCGGTGGATGAAGTGTTCAAGGATGTGTCGGTTTGGGCGCTGGAAATAGAGATGGAAATTCTTTCGCCACAAAAGGGATTGGAAAAATTATTGGAAACAGTTGTGGCAGAAAAAAAAAAGAACCTGTAGGAGCGACCGGCCGGTCGCCCCTACAGGTGATTATTTAGGAAAGAAGAATTTTAATGGGACGCATACTCATAGTACGTTTAAGCTCCATGGGTGATATTATTCTCACCCAACCGGCGATCGCGGCGGCACACCGGGCCGGTCATGGAGTGGATTTGGCGGTGCATCCGGACTATGTTGCTTTGGGGAAAATGCTGCCCGGGGTTGACCGGGTATTGTGTTCAAAAGTGGAATTTGCCGCAGCGTATGATTGGGTATTTGATTTACACGGCACGCTGCGTGCAAGGCGCCTTTTGCGGGAGGTTAAGACCAAACAGCTCATCCGGTATCGCAAACGGGCAGTGGGGCGCCGGCTTTTGGTTCGGCCCCAGGGCAGATCGGTTTTCTGGAACCGGTTTAGCGGACTAAAAAAAGATGAACAGGTTTTAAAATGGTATGGGGAAGCATTGGGCCGGGCAGGGATTACTGTGCCGGAAAAGCAGCCTACCTTGCAGATTTCCGAGTGGGCTCACGCAGCTGCTTTGCAGACGCTGCAAAAGTACGGGATAAAAAAAGCGGACAGGATTGCGCTGTTTGTACCCGGAGCTAAATGGCGCGCCAAGCGATGGCCCCTGGAGTATTTTATTGAAACAGCCAAACAGTTGCAAAAGACGCATAATCTTATCCCGGTTTTTACCGGCAGTATGCAGGAGCGGGAACTGTGCGGGCAAGCAGTTCAAGCGATTGACAACCGGGTGGTCTCGCTCGCAGGATTGACCAATATCCCGGCCATGGCGGCGGTGTGCAGCCGGGCGGATATCATGATTACCAATGACTCAGGCCCCATGCATTTGGGGCTGGCAGCCGGTACCTCGGTGGTAGCGCTCTTTGGTCCGACCGTGAGTGCCTTTGGGTTTGCGCCGCAGTTACATCCGCGTGCCGTTGTTTTGGAAAAAGAGCTGGCCTGTAGGCCCTGTACACTGCATGGTGGCGAGGTCTGCCCTTTAAAACATCATGCATGTCTGCGCGGGATTCAGGTGGATACGGTTTGTGAAAAAGTCGCAGAAATTTTAGAATTGAATCCCAGAAAAAGAAAAAAGGACGATTGAGCATGGGCACATCCATCACAGCCGTTATCATTGCCAAAAACTCGGCGGCAACCATTCACCAATGTATTGCTGCGCTGCGTTTTTGCGATCAGATTCTGGTGGGTGAAAATAATTCAACGGACAATACCCTGGAACTGGCGCGAAAAGCCGGGGCCAAGGTGCGTTCGGTTGCCTGGGAGGGCTACGGCAAAACCAAGAACCGGTTGATTGATGAAATTGATTCGGGCTGGATTTTATCGATTGACGCCGACGAAGTGGTGACGCCTGAATTGGCCGGGGAGATCCGTCAAATTGCCGAACAAGCAGATGTCCAGGATGCCTATTTCATTGGACGCAGAAATTATTTTCTCGGGAAAGTGATTGCCCATTGCGGTTGGCAGCCTGATTGGCAGCTCCGGTTTTTTCGGGCCAAGAGCGCACGGTTTGAGGAAAAGCATGTGCATGAGGCGCTGGTCACGGAAAAAGGAAAAGGCTATTTTAAGCAGCCGTTGGATCATTATTCTTACGCAACGATTGAAGATTATTTTAAACGATTGAATCACTA
This sequence is a window from bacterium. Protein-coding genes within it:
- a CDS encoding Gfo/Idh/MocA family oxidoreductase, whose translation is MSENEAKTLKAAVIGVGSLGQHHARVYTQISGIELVGVADSSQKRAQEIAKKCHCQAFVDYHDLIQAVDLVSVVVPTAVHYAVAKDFLAKGVSVLLEKPMTRTVEEADELIALAKVNQATLQIGHIERFNQAIQELKKVLDSPKFIEVHRLGPYSQRNTDIGVTLDLMIHDLDIILDLVGAPVEQVEATGVRILSEHEDIANARITMKNGCVANVNASRVTMDAQRKIRIFSPSSYISIDYQKQELSIYQLKKGRKIDENNLMKMIDRKRIVFGKKEPLMIELTAFVDAIRNRTEPEVTGLAGREALAVAIEISKQIKKQDYSA
- a CDS encoding glycosyltransferase family 9 protein; this translates as MGRILIVRLSSMGDIILTQPAIAAAHRAGHGVDLAVHPDYVALGKMLPGVDRVLCSKVEFAAAYDWVFDLHGTLRARRLLREVKTKQLIRYRKRAVGRRLLVRPQGRSVFWNRFSGLKKDEQVLKWYGEALGRAGITVPEKQPTLQISEWAHAAALQTLQKYGIKKADRIALFVPGAKWRAKRWPLEYFIETAKQLQKTHNLIPVFTGSMQERELCGQAVQAIDNRVVSLAGLTNIPAMAAVCSRADIMITNDSGPMHLGLAAGTSVVALFGPTVSAFGFAPQLHPRAVVLEKELACRPCTLHGGEVCPLKHHACLRGIQVDTVCEKVAEILELNPRKRKKDD
- a CDS encoding OprO/OprP family phosphate-selective porin, whose translation is MSDLLKRFVVCLGALCMLSLGAAAMAEETVLQTVQPVTTETAPKVAPKIPAPVAITDLKVHGFIQAYYAWYEKMNPDSYFEIKRARMTLEGVIARAVKSKIQVDMASATNVLLDAYISYKPFSYLNLKMGQVKIPFSEEQIGSSAKLAVFHRSEATSKLSYNYDLGLMADGKLLGNKIYYGAGVFNGTGRNQADNNDNKDVVGRVVLTPMAGSGSFLDGLSLGGAVQVGRQPQAGTDEGERTRYGGLLKYAYAGFTLQGEYIYQEKEQVDASKNFASGWYGLATYCVVPELDVAVKFEMYDPDQAVELDGSQVGSIGLNYFFNKMKVQATYRLKKSETDINPIKEFYLMTQIKYGKK
- a CDS encoding glycosyltransferase family 2 protein, with protein sequence MGTSITAVIIAKNSAATIHQCIAALRFCDQILVGENNSTDNTLELARKAGAKVRSVAWEGYGKTKNRLIDEIDSGWILSIDADEVVTPELAGEIRQIAEQADVQDAYFIGRRNYFLGKVIAHCGWQPDWQLRFFRAKSARFEEKHVHEALVTEKGKGYFKQPLDHYSYATIEDYFKRLNHYTNLAAQDRFERGKRVFGLRMVFDPPWTFVKMYFIKQGWRDGFAGLVLCVFSALNTLVKHAKHWELARK
- the lpxK gene encoding tetraacyldisaccharide 4'-kinase, encoding MQIILLLLSRLYGLGVRMNRLRMQRKPRHRFAVPVISVGNITVGGTGKTEAVALICGILRSLGLQPGILSRGYGRKSRQSVLVVSRGKGLETSVQDAGDEPALLAKRLYDVPVIVGKDRTATGKIATNELGCNVLVLDDGFQRRDQVYRDLDIVLIDAGDPFGEEELLPAGRLREPLTSLKEADVMIITRADQYPLKVIYKKLEKIVPQKLLFTACHTAKQLVSVNDHTRQSLDYLNERKTLAVSGIARPLSFEKSLEKAGARISACLRFQDHHWFTRQDRERIAGQARSLGAMVVTTSKDAVRMPVDEVFKDVSVWALEIEMEILSPQKGLEKLLETVVAEKKKNL
- the lpxB gene encoding lipid-A-disaccharide synthase; amino-acid sequence: MKKIMFVAGEASGDQHAAEVYKKIKQQRPEIEAFGMGGAMLEAAGVRIEVDLVSHAVIGIVEALAKISEFFKILTLAKRLLEKERPDAVVLTDFPDLNFRIAAYAKSLGIPVIYFVSPQIWAWRKGRIHTIKKIVDHMIVVFSFEEPLYRKAGIPVTFVGHPLLEQVKPEVPVAQRRQALLGEARGPLVALLPGSRRQEIEFLLPTMAGIAKRLREKHPQIQFVVPVARTVSAERIAAILDKVGLAAQLIREQPYSARAAADLAIVSSGTATLETAILGTPMIVGYRMKRISYWLARIFVKLKFFGLANLVADEKIAPEFLQDAFSPEKVFPIAEALLQDQAMIEKQKQGWARVRNRLGGIGAAARTAEVILKIIG
- a CDS encoding 3-deoxy-D-manno-octulosonic acid transferase, with protein sequence MRFLYNFILQLITLLLSPFFLIGLLFSGKLRLHLGQRLGFHSRKMRKQFQEMPRPRVWLHAASVGELSAITPIVQALKERNPDMAIVVSTNTATGYALAMQKMTFASACIIMPLDYPGVVKRVFKMVEPNLLVIAETELWPNVIRLAKKNGCQMALINGRLSEKSFQRYRKIRSMVKQMLAGFDLIAVQSKADGERFKALGANPQRLKMIGNVKFDVSSGSGIPKLKEDLRLAPGRPVWVAGSTRPGEEEMVLEAFAKVQEKVPNAVLILALRHLERLRDIERLLTQKRIAFTHRSRVGKELIDFPVILLDTMGELAETYGLGTVAFVGGSLQPFGGHNPLEPAGLGVPVLIGPHTEHFAQVTQMLLQSGGAKVVTTSEELAQAVSTLLLAPEQAGHMGEQAKKVVAACQGTANETVELLQKLMLIKRWAGEVRKWRQESLQNQGYTTPKEILSNDWTEW